A single genomic interval of Sphingobacteriales bacterium harbors:
- a CDS encoding gliding motility-associated C-terminal domain-containing protein has protein sequence MRYSYTINFSILRHFIVVAFLGNLPLYGVFAQLQSGEAFLQGKYVEVAINECGVYGANGSLPTQGAQGTAYHSNSPNGLGFIADPSLNGWGTPEPGGTHNFCGDYFTPGSPEEGWTIGYKMVTTGCNTCNPDDCVTSKINSSTTCTTGGVPGSITSYSYVPGGNLLATWQGTTTDGIEVTQSTRLPEDELYFVTDVQICNTTTDKYFCDLMYARNVDPDQDQVICGTFNTTNNINNVGACQRVVEATGSACGCYVALGTLDPRATPSWGGFFTESACQYDDCDAAHPCTGSTSCDCAISLAFELDCIGPGECKILSYAYVLNINDLQEALDQTASLTGFFNGKVMVWDAGSTTVSHCYGDTLQLKMAAGFLWEWSPMDELYLDKALTTPYTGGPANILYTNTTQDKTYTINSVNPDNPCLQAVTTATVNISVVKIQGTVEDISCFGLEDGEISVDAQGAVNSPKYVWSGPEFIPANTKNPKNLKKGTYYLTVVDGLLSTGCLTDSSFVINEPPILQAGAYTLFVDSCSAGKGAVILSALGGTLPYKYSLDGVTWQPDPMFKNLPAGNYTGFIDDANDCGPHSVNFTITKTPQPNISTTDAPEICAGSSFDLATLNITDSGNAPGTYTYHSNTPADALNQLPSSVVSPTTTTTYYVLETTPELCSDELAITVVVNQLPTFNITPNPAETCQGIPIGLNANPSGGTGTLTSIWTGDIADLDDPNIATPTLNAANAGTFNLTYTVTDSKNCSASATITVVVNPKPIVSPNPNLSVCTGQTITVNGNPAGGTPAYTHIWTGDVTNLSATNLSNPSFNAVAPGTYNLIYTIIDAEGCVATAPVTITVADLIDPVLSNPPSFCTADPAFDLTVSSDPNYPGTWTGAGVSGNTFNPGTAGAGTHAIIYDPADNCASNDTINIVVYLQQTPLLGIPPNLCTSDVPIDLTAFEDANFAGTWAGTGVSGTMFDPAVSGPGIITITFDATDTCILSANLNITVIQSATPILSQPPVVCTLDGIISLTPFEDSNYAGTWSGPGVSGSNFDPTVTGPGNITLTFNASAPCVAPATITIPVYETTTPTLTTIPDQCESGSTISLIPYQDAAFSGTWSGPGVSGSNFNPAIAGPGVHNLSFDPDSTCSINASVSVNVIAAITPSLLTPPVLCEDSAPLDLTTLEDINFSGVWSGAGVSGSSFDPAIAGVGQHTLTFTPSGFCEFPATVIVQVNPLWQPTVITPTPICADNPPVDLMQYASPGTWSGTGVTGGNTFDAALTGAGSFNLTFTSTNIPPDVCPMPTVVIMKVNPSTTPVLGQPAPVCPFDNPVDLDAYGDPNFGGTWSGTGVSGTYFYPDIAGTGIYTITFTPGGGCSNPVSFDIEVLPAPVPVLGTIPDLCAEDPLLDLTPFSDANLPGTWSGMGVSGNSFDPATFPNGGIINLTYTPGGVCPVPVDATFMVFPMQIPQNPSLPTLCESDPIVDLALYTDPNFVGTWSGTGVANDMFDPALAGQGSHILTFTPDGDCTIPVTDTLFVVDKITPTVKPFPELCADDLPIDLMKYIDANLTGAWSGVGVSGNKFSPVIAGVGIHTLLFTPDGSCIEAVNPSIEVKPLIKPILTTPPPLCQGDPNLNLTPFADANLPGTWSGPGVISGDTFDPSLGNSGSNWVVYTPTGTGCLRPDSINVVVNPNGIPILLQPADLCTNSAPLNLTLYDDNSFAGTWSGPGVTGTTFDPAIAGAGSHVLTFDPSGACGENASITVNVVLSATPVLGSPPVLCTTDAAIDLKTLEDAGFTGTWSGPGVAGTMFDPAMAGTGSITVTFTPIGACNLPATINIIVSPTGTPVLLPIANLCTADAAIDLTAYDDANYIGTWSGLGVSGTSFDPATAGAGTHTLTFTPVGLCAQSATINVVVNQSGTPVLGTPPVFLCEDDLPFDLSTIADPGFMGFWGGVGVSSGKFIPSLAGPGVHTVTFSPVGACKSPASVIFIVNPFGKPNIIIPPPMCETDPPLDLTPYGDPNYTGTWIGLGVLGNEWWPLLTGPGTFKLAFEPVGDCSDSTVIEIDVYANWQPIVGTPNPVCANAAPVNLTPYAVDAGNWSGPGVSGTQFDPSALGAGTYTLTFTPTNPPAGTCGVPTTINMVVNDTGIPALTTPVPICISAAAFSLTPYEDAKYSGSWSGVGVSGTNFDPSIAGVGTFTLTFTPSGGCGLPATISIEVLAPEVPSPGALPSVCQTDSPLDLTAYADPLLPGNWSGAGVSGNMFNPSIAGNGIINLTYTPSAACTQSVQVSITVNAPITPALTTPPAQCDNGAVLNLSAFIDAAYPAGTWSGSGVAGNMFDPASVTVGTYTLTFTPSAPCTTPATITVSVIDCTLCFAVTQGTSGSLSLCDGNIPDLSSYEALLIVDQPANLTGIGWFTDAALTTMVTNAFYNFNGPNNCTADTKALYLGASCLAQPNPVAAGNINITIYPAFDASLVSTTSLDCVIPTITTTCANYVITPVNVPSVLNPGDSGTAEWTVSFAGSTCFSQSVTVPYSCGKICPTASISQSAPADACSNDNITLSVNIVPATAVLGVDYSLQWRVNGVNIAGATGLSHSFAAQADDCDVVTEVYDVVFTCLDPGAPAQTIPAGTVAIHPYYSPAVLVVTQGNCIVPSITAPCAEYVITPPANLPSTLNPGDAGTATFTISTGCFNEVFDVNYACNLDCPLVTTPLAADISICDGDAITNFATYESMVAYTDADGQYAGMAWFSDAALTAQLTPAAYVYNGDNCTPDVVTVYLGIICNAGPNVAAGTLTITVYANPDAITQPDVCKLNVASSCANGSITIMYQQPDNSWGPTPAVGATTTNWMAYMVGTPDANADGTPDCVATGSTTLSTPNLSLSAGNDITICEGEIAQLNGLVTNGTASTLLWETSDGGTFDAETTLLTGFTPLAAGVYTLQLSGWDACNNKVSDEVVVTVNTSGKLEISASSTDILLGQTTQLTVTGPNVGLNWQTDPTLSCTDCPDPIATPTATTTYLVMSDSPCVEGNEITINVSVENVVVLPNAFTPNNDNINDVFIPLGANIAKLDMLVYNRWGELMFEGNGLLPTEGWNGEFKGHNCEVGTYVVQAKIYFADGVTRDIKGNITLLR, from the coding sequence ATGAGGTATAGCTACACCATTAATTTTTCCATATTGCGGCATTTTATAGTAGTTGCTTTTTTAGGCAATTTGCCCTTGTATGGAGTTTTCGCTCAACTGCAGAGCGGCGAAGCCTTTTTACAAGGCAAATACGTTGAAGTTGCCATTAACGAATGCGGCGTTTACGGCGCAAATGGTTCTCTTCCTACCCAAGGCGCGCAAGGAACTGCCTACCACTCAAACTCGCCTAACGGTTTGGGTTTTATAGCCGACCCAAGTTTAAATGGCTGGGGCACCCCCGAACCCGGCGGCACGCATAATTTTTGCGGCGACTATTTTACGCCAGGCTCTCCTGAAGAAGGCTGGACAATAGGCTACAAAATGGTTACAACCGGCTGTAATACCTGTAATCCGGATGATTGTGTAACTTCAAAAATTAACTCGAGCACTACCTGTACAACGGGCGGTGTACCTGGCTCAATAACAAGTTACAGCTATGTGCCCGGTGGCAACCTTTTAGCTACCTGGCAAGGCACAACCACCGATGGTATTGAGGTAACTCAAAGCACACGCCTGCCCGAAGACGAATTATATTTTGTAACCGATGTACAAATTTGTAACACCACCACCGATAAATACTTTTGCGACTTAATGTATGCCCGTAACGTTGACCCCGACCAAGACCAAGTTATTTGTGGCACCTTTAATACCACCAACAATATTAACAATGTAGGGGCCTGCCAACGAGTTGTTGAAGCGACCGGCTCTGCCTGTGGCTGCTATGTTGCCCTTGGCACCCTCGACCCACGCGCTACACCAAGCTGGGGTGGCTTTTTTACCGAAAGTGCTTGCCAGTACGACGACTGCGACGCCGCCCATCCATGCACTGGCTCAACATCTTGCGACTGTGCTATATCGCTAGCCTTTGAGTTAGACTGTATAGGCCCCGGCGAATGCAAAATTTTGTCGTATGCTTACGTTTTAAATATTAATGATCTGCAAGAAGCCCTTGACCAAACCGCCAGCCTAACCGGATTTTTTAACGGTAAAGTTATGGTTTGGGATGCAGGTTCTACAACCGTTTCACATTGTTACGGCGATACGCTACAGCTTAAAATGGCCGCCGGCTTTTTATGGGAATGGTCGCCTATGGATGAACTGTATTTAGATAAAGCACTTACAACACCCTATACCGGAGGCCCAGCCAATATTTTATACACAAATACCACTCAAGACAAAACTTATACTATTAACAGTGTAAACCCCGACAACCCTTGCTTGCAGGCAGTTACAACCGCCACTGTTAATATTAGCGTGGTAAAAATACAAGGCACAGTTGAAGATATTAGCTGCTTTGGCTTAGAAGACGGCGAAATTTCAGTTGATGCTCAAGGCGCGGTAAACTCACCAAAATATGTTTGGTCAGGGCCCGAGTTTATACCTGCAAACACCAAAAATCCTAAAAACCTAAAAAAAGGTACTTATTACCTAACTGTTGTTGATGGTTTGTTGAGTACCGGCTGCCTAACCGACTCTTCATTTGTTATTAACGAGCCTCCAATACTACAAGCCGGTGCTTATACCCTTTTTGTTGACAGTTGCAGCGCTGGCAAAGGAGCAGTCATTTTATCGGCCTTAGGAGGTACACTTCCCTATAAATATTCGCTTGATGGTGTAACCTGGCAACCCGATCCAATGTTTAAGAACTTACCCGCCGGCAATTATACCGGATTTATTGACGATGCCAATGATTGCGGCCCTCACTCGGTAAACTTTACCATAACTAAAACGCCGCAACCTAATATCAGCACAACCGACGCTCCCGAAATTTGTGCTGGCAGTAGTTTTGACCTAGCAACCTTAAATATTACCGACTCCGGAAATGCTCCCGGCACTTACACCTATCACTCGAACACCCCCGCCGATGCTTTAAACCAACTTCCTTCATCGGTAGTTTCGCCAACCACTACAACCACCTATTATGTATTAGAAACCACCCCCGAACTTTGTTCCGATGAATTAGCTATAACTGTAGTGGTAAATCAACTGCCTACTTTTAATATAACGCCTAACCCCGCCGAAACCTGCCAAGGTATCCCTATTGGGTTAAATGCTAATCCAAGCGGTGGAACCGGCACACTAACCTCAATCTGGACGGGCGATATTGCCGACCTTGACGACCCTAATATTGCCACGCCAACATTAAACGCAGCGAATGCGGGTACTTTTAACTTAACTTATACCGTAACTGATTCTAAAAATTGTTCCGCTTCGGCAACCATAACCGTTGTAGTAAACCCCAAACCTATTGTTTCGCCCAATCCAAACCTGTCGGTATGTACAGGCCAAACTATAACAGTAAACGGCAACCCTGCCGGCGGCACGCCAGCCTACACCCATATTTGGACGGGCGATGTTACCAATTTGTCGGCTACCAATTTGTCTAACCCCAGCTTTAACGCGGTAGCCCCCGGCACCTACAATTTAATATACACCATAATTGATGCCGAGGGGTGCGTGGCCACTGCACCGGTTACCATTACAGTTGCCGACCTTATTGACCCCGTATTGAGCAACCCACCATCATTCTGCACCGCCGACCCCGCGTTTGACCTTACTGTATCAAGCGACCCAAACTATCCCGGAACATGGACCGGAGCGGGCGTAAGTGGCAACACCTTTAATCCGGGTACAGCCGGCGCAGGTACACATGCCATTATTTACGACCCTGCCGATAATTGTGCCAGCAATGACACCATCAATATTGTTGTTTATTTACAACAAACACCATTATTAGGCATACCACCTAATTTATGTACCAGCGATGTGCCAATAGATTTAACAGCTTTTGAAGATGCAAATTTTGCCGGAACTTGGGCTGGAACAGGCGTATCCGGAACAATGTTTGATCCGGCAGTTTCCGGACCCGGAATAATAACAATAACCTTCGATGCCACTGACACCTGTATTTTGTCAGCCAATTTAAATATCACTGTTATACAGTCGGCAACACCTATTCTAAGCCAGCCCCCTGTTGTTTGTACCCTCGATGGCATCATCAGCTTAACGCCATTTGAAGATAGTAATTATGCCGGAACCTGGAGTGGTCCAGGCGTATCGGGCAGTAATTTTGACCCAACTGTTACCGGGCCAGGAAACATTACGCTTACGTTTAATGCTTCGGCACCTTGTGTAGCCCCTGCTACTATTACCATACCTGTTTACGAAACAACCACGCCAACCTTAACAACTATTCCCGACCAGTGCGAAAGTGGTAGCACCATTAGCTTAATACCTTACCAAGATGCCGCTTTTAGCGGAACTTGGAGCGGCCCAGGCGTAAGCGGCAGTAATTTTAATCCGGCCATTGCCGGCCCAGGCGTACACAATCTAAGCTTTGACCCCGACAGCACTTGTAGTATTAATGCCAGTGTAAGTGTAAATGTTATAGCGGCAATAACGCCTTCGTTATTAACCCCGCCCGTACTTTGCGAAGACAGTGCCCCCCTTGACTTAACTACCTTAGAAGATATTAATTTTTCCGGAGTTTGGTCTGGTGCGGGTGTGTCGGGAAGCAGTTTTGACCCCGCAATAGCAGGAGTAGGTCAACATACCCTTACCTTTACGCCAAGCGGTTTTTGCGAGTTTCCGGCAACAGTTATAGTACAGGTTAATCCGTTATGGCAGCCCACTGTAATAACGCCAACACCAATATGTGCAGACAATCCACCGGTTGACTTAATGCAATACGCCTCGCCCGGTACTTGGAGTGGCACTGGTGTTACTGGTGGCAACACTTTTGACGCGGCTTTAACCGGGGCAGGTAGTTTTAATTTAACCTTTACCTCTACTAATATTCCGCCCGATGTTTGCCCCATGCCTACGGTTGTTATTATGAAGGTAAATCCTTCCACAACACCCGTTTTAGGCCAACCCGCTCCGGTATGCCCCTTCGACAATCCGGTTGATTTAGATGCCTACGGCGATCCGAATTTTGGTGGAACATGGAGCGGAACAGGTGTCTCTGGAACCTATTTTTATCCGGATATTGCCGGAACAGGCATTTACACCATTACATTTACGCCCGGCGGTGGGTGCAGCAATCCCGTTTCTTTTGATATAGAAGTATTGCCCGCACCTGTACCTGTTTTGGGCACTATACCCGACTTATGTGCCGAAGATCCTCTTTTGGATTTAACACCGTTTAGTGATGCCAACCTTCCGGGAACATGGAGTGGTATGGGCGTTAGTGGCAATAGTTTTGACCCCGCTACCTTCCCTAATGGCGGTATCATAAACTTAACTTATACCCCCGGAGGCGTTTGCCCCGTACCTGTTGATGCTACGTTTATGGTGTTCCCCATGCAAATACCGCAAAACCCATCTTTGCCCACTTTGTGCGAAAGCGACCCTATTGTTGACTTAGCCCTCTACACCGACCCTAATTTTGTTGGTACTTGGAGTGGCACCGGCGTAGCAAACGATATGTTTGACCCGGCTTTGGCGGGGCAAGGATCGCACATACTTACCTTTACTCCCGATGGCGACTGTACCATTCCCGTTACTGATACTTTGTTTGTAGTAGATAAAATAACACCAACAGTTAAACCCTTCCCTGAATTATGCGCCGATGATTTGCCTATAGATTTAATGAAATATATAGATGCCAACTTAACCGGCGCCTGGTCGGGTGTGGGGGTTTCCGGAAATAAGTTTTCGCCGGTTATTGCTGGTGTAGGCATCCATACTTTATTATTTACCCCCGATGGAAGTTGTATTGAGGCGGTTAATCCAAGCATTGAAGTGAAACCTTTAATTAAACCTATATTAACAACGCCACCGCCACTTTGCCAAGGCGACCCCAACTTAAACCTAACTCCGTTTGCAGATGCAAATTTACCCGGTACTTGGAGTGGCCCTGGTGTAATTAGCGGCGACACTTTTGACCCATCATTAGGAAACAGTGGCAGTAACTGGGTGGTTTATACACCAACCGGCACCGGATGTCTGCGACCCGATAGTATTAACGTTGTTGTAAATCCTAATGGCATACCCATACTGTTGCAGCCTGCCGACCTTTGCACCAATAGCGCCCCACTTAACCTTACCCTATACGATGATAATAGTTTTGCCGGCACATGGAGTGGCCCCGGTGTAACAGGTACCACTTTTGACCCCGCCATAGCCGGAGCAGGCAGCCACGTTTTAACTTTTGACCCCTCGGGTGCTTGCGGCGAAAACGCAAGTATAACGGTTAATGTGGTGCTATCAGCTACGCCTGTATTGGGTAGCCCGCCGGTGCTATGCACCACCGATGCCGCTATTGACTTAAAGACATTAGAAGATGCAGGCTTTACGGGTACTTGGAGCGGCCCTGGTGTAGCAGGCACTATGTTTGACCCTGCAATGGCAGGAACTGGCAGTATTACAGTTACCTTTACACCAATAGGTGCTTGTAATTTGCCTGCAACCATTAATATTATAGTAAGTCCAACTGGCACCCCGGTTTTATTGCCCATAGCCAACCTTTGTACTGCCGATGCAGCCATAGATTTAACAGCATACGATGATGCCAACTATATTGGCACATGGAGCGGTCTTGGCGTATCGGGTACTTCTTTTGACCCGGCTACGGCTGGGGCTGGTACGCATACCCTTACGTTTACTCCGGTAGGTTTGTGCGCGCAAAGCGCAACTATTAATGTAGTGGTAAACCAAAGCGGTACGCCGGTATTGGGCACACCACCTGTGTTTTTGTGTGAAGATGATTTGCCTTTTGACTTATCAACTATTGCTGACCCCGGATTTATGGGATTTTGGGGTGGCGTAGGTGTTTCATCCGGAAAATTTATACCCTCATTAGCCGGACCAGGCGTACATACTGTTACTTTCTCGCCTGTAGGTGCTTGCAAATCTCCGGCTTCAGTTATATTTATCGTTAATCCATTTGGAAAGCCCAATATTATCATTCCGCCGCCCATGTGCGAAACAGACCCACCTCTTGACCTAACACCTTATGGCGACCCCAATTATACCGGAACGTGGATTGGCCTTGGAGTGCTGGGCAACGAATGGTGGCCGTTACTTACCGGCCCCGGAACCTTTAAACTGGCTTTTGAGCCTGTAGGAGATTGCAGCGACTCGACTGTCATTGAAATTGATGTATATGCCAATTGGCAACCCATAGTTGGCACGCCTAACCCTGTTTGCGCCAATGCAGCACCAGTTAATTTAACGCCTTATGCCGTAGATGCGGGTAACTGGAGCGGCCCCGGGGTTAGCGGCACCCAGTTTGACCCTTCGGCCTTAGGTGCTGGCACTTATACGCTTACGTTTACACCTACTAACCCACCGGCAGGTACTTGCGGTGTGCCTACAACAATTAACATGGTAGTAAATGATACCGGAATTCCAGCACTTACCACTCCGGTCCCAATATGTATTTCGGCTGCCGCCTTTAGCTTAACTCCATACGAAGATGCCAAATATAGTGGCTCGTGGAGCGGTGTGGGCGTTAGCGGCACTAATTTTGACCCCAGCATTGCAGGGGTAGGCACTTTTACACTTACATTTACGCCCAGCGGCGGATGTGGCTTGCCAGCTACTATATCAATTGAAGTGTTGGCCCCCGAAGTTCCAAGCCCCGGCGCATTGCCTAGTGTTTGCCAAACCGATTCGCCACTTGACCTTACGGCTTATGCCGACCCGTTGCTTCCGGGCAACTGGAGCGGAGCAGGCGTATCGGGCAATATGTTTAACCCAAGTATTGCCGGGAATGGAATAATTAATTTAACCTATACGCCAAGTGCTGCTTGTACCCAGTCTGTTCAAGTATCTATAACCGTAAATGCCCCTATAACGCCAGCCTTAACCACGCCGCCCGCCCAATGCGATAATGGTGCAGTTTTAAACTTGAGTGCCTTTATAGATGCCGCTTATCCCGCCGGAACCTGGTCGGGTAGTGGTGTTGCCGGCAATATGTTTGACCCTGCCAGCGTAACTGTTGGTACTTATACTTTAACATTTACACCCTCGGCACCTTGTACCACACCGGCCACTATAACTGTTTCGGTAATTGATTGTACTTTGTGTTTTGCTGTAACGCAGGGGACCTCTGGTTCGTTGAGTTTATGCGATGGCAATATACCTGATTTAAGTAGTTATGAGGCCTTATTAATTGTTGACCAACCAGCTAATTTAACCGGAATAGGATGGTTTACCGATGCCGCCCTAACAACAATGGTAACGAATGCGTTTTACAATTTTAATGGCCCCAACAACTGCACTGCCGATACCAAAGCCCTTTATTTGGGGGCAAGTTGCCTTGCACAACCCAATCCGGTGGCTGCCGGCAATATTAATATTACTATTTATCCGGCATTTGATGCCAGTTTAGTAAGCACTACTTCGCTTGATTGTGTAATTCCAACTATAACAACTACTTGTGCTAACTATGTGATTACGCCTGTAAATGTACCTTCGGTGCTAAATCCAGGCGATAGCGGAACAGCCGAATGGACTGTTAGTTTTGCCGGAAGCACTTGCTTTAGCCAGTCGGTAACGGTGCCCTACTCGTGTGGAAAAATATGCCCAACAGCATCTATTAGCCAAAGTGCCCCTGCCGATGCCTGTAGCAATGATAATATTACTCTTTCGGTAAATATAGTGCCTGCCACGGCGGTGCTTGGCGTTGATTACAGTTTGCAATGGCGTGTAAATGGGGTTAATATTGCAGGTGCAACCGGATTAAGCCATTCATTTGCCGCCCAGGCCGATGATTGTGATGTGGTAACCGAAGTTTACGATGTAGTATTTACTTGTTTAGACCCTGGTGCACCTGCCCAAACAATACCTGCCGGAACAGTTGCTATTCATCCATACTATAGTCCGGCAGTTTTAGTTGTAACGCAAGGAAATTGTATTGTGCCTTCAATTACTGCACCTTGTGCCGAGTATGTAATTACGCCACCGGCTAATTTGCCTTCAACCCTAAATCCGGGCGATGCCGGTACGGCTACGTTCACTATTTCAACCGGATGCTTTAATGAGGTTTTTGACGTAAATTATGCTTGTAACCTTGATTGCCCCCTTGTAACTACCCCACTTGCCGCCGATATTAGTATTTGCGATGGCGATGCGATTACCAATTTTGCCACTTACGAGAGCATGGTTGCCTATACCGATGCTGACGGCCAATATGCAGGAATGGCGTGGTTTAGCGATGCCGCCCTAACTGCTCAGTTAACACCCGCAGCATACGTTTACAACGGCGACAATTGTACGCCCGATGTTGTTACAGTTTATTTGGGCATTATTTGTAATGCCGGGCCAAATGTTGCCGCCGGAACACTAACGATTACGGTTTATGCAAATCCGGATGCTATTACACAGCCCGATGTTTGTAAGTTAAATGTTGCAAGCAGTTGCGCAAATGGCAGTATCACCATAATGTATCAACAGCCCGATAACTCGTGGGGGCCAACGCCAGCCGTAGGAGCAACAACTACTAATTGGATGGCTTATATGGTTGGCACGCCCGATGCAAATGCAGATGGCACGCCCGATTGCGTTGCAACTGGCTCAACTACCCTAAGCACACCCAATTTATCCCTTAGCGCTGGCAACGATATTACCATTTGCGAAGGAGAAATTGCACAATTAAACGGATTAGTAACCAATGGTACGGCCAGCACGTTGCTTTGGGAAACTTCAGATGGCGGAACTTTTGACGCTGAAACAACTTTATTAACCGGATTTACGCCTTTAGCAGCAGGGGTTTACACCTTACAGTTATCCGGATGGGATGCTTGCAATAATAAAGTATCTGACGAAGTAGTAGTTACCGTTAACACCTCCGGAAAATTAGAAATATCGGCCAGTAGCACAGATATATTATTAGGTCAAACTACCCA